In one Mycobacterium sp. NBC_00419 genomic region, the following are encoded:
- a CDS encoding rhomboid-like protein has product MFLAVVARLSRVRVTLGYTTALVAVATALLLLGPHVRDQVIRHASTNLHNLSDGRIGTLIGSAFVTETGPIYVWLPGLVALLALAELLLRSRRLVVAFAVGHIGATLLVAAGLAAAIGVGTLSLSMVDVTDVGMSYGAIGVLGALTAAIPRPWRAAWTGWWLAVAFGSAAISGADFTSVGHAIALVLGMVVGTRFGHPAHWTTARYGLLAVAVAFGYMVLASTPLSVVTAAALGAVGALLAYWADRRRLAKLLGAGFDPVRQPRLGSVVE; this is encoded by the coding sequence ATGTTTCTGGCAGTAGTCGCGCGGTTGTCCCGCGTCCGGGTCACCCTCGGCTACACCACCGCGCTCGTCGCGGTGGCGACGGCGTTGCTCCTGTTGGGCCCCCACGTCCGTGATCAGGTGATCCGGCACGCCAGTACCAATCTGCACAACCTGAGCGACGGGCGCATCGGAACCCTGATCGGGAGTGCCTTCGTCACCGAAACCGGGCCCATCTATGTCTGGCTGCCCGGCCTGGTCGCACTGCTGGCGCTGGCCGAACTGCTCCTGCGTAGCCGTCGGCTGGTGGTCGCGTTCGCTGTCGGTCACATCGGGGCCACCCTGCTGGTCGCCGCAGGCCTGGCCGCCGCCATCGGCGTCGGCACGCTGTCGCTGTCGATGGTCGACGTCACCGATGTCGGCATGAGTTACGGCGCCATCGGCGTCCTCGGCGCGCTGACCGCGGCAATACCGCGACCGTGGCGGGCCGCCTGGACCGGCTGGTGGCTGGCGGTCGCGTTCGGTTCGGCGGCGATCTCCGGGGCGGATTTCACCAGCGTCGGGCACGCGATCGCCCTGGTGCTCGGCATGGTGGTGGGCACCAGGTTCGGGCATCCCGCGCACTGGACCACCGCGCGCTACGGGCTGCTCGCCGTCGCGGTCGCCTTCGGCTACATGGTCCTGGCCTCCACGCCGCTGTCGGTCGTCACGGCCGCGGCGCTCGGCGCTGTGGGTGCCCTGCTGGCCTACTGGGCCGACCGGCGTCGTCTAGCGAAACTCCTCGGCGCTGGCTTCGATCCAGTCCGACAGCCACGCCTCGGGAGCGTCGTCGAGTAG
- a CDS encoding (2Fe-2S)-binding protein encodes MDTDRDITLSVNETTHRVTVDVRTTLLDLLRERLGLTGTKKGCDHGLCGACTVAVDGERIVSCLALAVSVDGSSVTTIEGIGAGDDLAPVQEAFLEHDAFQCGCCTPGQISSAHAMLREHARGDLSAASFDGDRRAALGGCPALTEDEIRERMAGNICRCGAYANIVEAIAAAAEGSR; translated from the coding sequence ATGGACACCGACCGCGATATCACGCTGAGCGTCAACGAGACCACCCACCGGGTGACGGTAGACGTGCGCACCACACTGCTGGACCTGCTGCGTGAGCGCCTCGGGTTGACCGGCACCAAGAAGGGCTGCGATCACGGGCTGTGCGGGGCGTGCACGGTGGCCGTCGACGGGGAGCGGATCGTCAGTTGCCTGGCGCTGGCGGTATCGGTCGACGGGTCGTCGGTGACGACCATCGAAGGCATCGGTGCCGGTGACGATCTCGCACCGGTGCAGGAGGCGTTCCTCGAGCACGACGCGTTCCAGTGCGGTTGCTGCACGCCGGGGCAGATCTCGTCGGCGCATGCGATGCTGCGCGAGCACGCCCGCGGGGATCTGTCCGCAGCCTCCTTCGACGGTGATCGGCGGGCCGCCCTGGGCGGGTGTCCCGCCCTGACCGAGGACGAGATACGGGAACGCATGGCGGGCAACATCTGTCGGTGTGGCGCCTACGCCAACATCGTCGAGGCCATCGCCGCGGCAGCGGAGGGTTCGCGGTGA
- a CDS encoding xanthine dehydrogenase family protein molybdopterin-binding subunit, with translation MTRVEGRDKVTGRARYTADTPVDGLTYAAVVQAEVARGTVTPESLRDSSARAGAAPGVLHVLTPLNCPALHQLPTELTYDLPIERRLPLSDLTVQHVGQHMAVIVADSPENATHAAALFDLHYDILPPVRHVDQVMSEPAPPDEKDGQIRYGSYLPDHFVKLEEEKLQDRRGPHDEPDLPVRIHARYTTPLNAHYPIELSATIADWDGDALTVHDTTRWITGERATLAAYFGLAEANVRVISPLVGGAFGSKSFLWMHVVLCAVAAREIGRPVKLVLTRNQMFSSTGHRPRTYQDVTLVADDSGALASIEHHTVTETSTVAHFCEPVGLSSRFLYQSPRLVVSHRVARINTPTPCFMRGPGEAPGLFALESAIDELATELGMDPLDLRIRNHAQLDQASGKPWSGKHLLDCYELGAQRFGWDKRPLAPRSLGSGGVRIGWGMATATYPGRRMPASCRVTTFGDGSVRFASATHEVGTGVRTVMSQVAADAGGLLPGQVLFDSGDSEFPDAPYSGASQTTATVGSAVFAAASQWAQRLIELVRTDLVTPFHGRAASEIAVTGGEIVCGGTHMAVADAIAQGGPRYLDALSFTASVNGGDQRDTVSQSFGAHFCEVEVDEEIGRAAVTRWVAVMDCGRVLNPALARNQVMGGIIFGVGMALLEQVPYDSRTAQLIGEYYVPTHADRPDFDITFVDEPDFALDPIGVRGIGEIGVCGVAAAVANAVFHATGRRLRDLPITVEQLLQED, from the coding sequence GTGACACGGGTCGAGGGCCGCGACAAGGTGACCGGCCGCGCCCGCTACACCGCAGACACCCCCGTCGACGGACTCACCTACGCCGCCGTCGTGCAGGCCGAGGTCGCCCGCGGCACGGTGACGCCGGAATCCCTGCGGGACAGCAGTGCTCGCGCGGGGGCAGCCCCCGGTGTGCTGCATGTCCTGACGCCGCTGAATTGTCCTGCGCTGCATCAGTTGCCGACCGAGCTGACCTATGACCTGCCGATTGAACGCCGGCTGCCGCTGTCGGACCTGACGGTCCAGCACGTCGGCCAGCACATGGCGGTGATCGTGGCGGACTCCCCGGAGAACGCCACCCACGCCGCAGCACTGTTCGATCTGCACTACGACATCCTGCCGCCGGTGCGCCATGTCGACCAGGTGATGTCCGAGCCCGCGCCGCCGGACGAGAAGGACGGCCAGATTCGTTACGGCAGTTACCTTCCCGACCATTTCGTGAAGCTTGAGGAGGAGAAGCTCCAGGACCGTCGCGGTCCGCACGACGAGCCGGACCTTCCGGTTCGTATCCACGCCCGGTACACGACGCCGCTCAACGCGCACTATCCGATCGAACTCAGCGCCACCATCGCCGACTGGGACGGTGATGCGCTTACCGTCCATGACACGACCCGGTGGATCACCGGGGAGCGTGCCACGCTGGCGGCGTACTTCGGGCTTGCCGAGGCCAACGTGCGCGTGATCTCGCCTCTGGTCGGCGGAGCCTTCGGCTCCAAGAGCTTCCTGTGGATGCACGTGGTGTTGTGCGCGGTCGCGGCCCGCGAGATCGGCCGGCCGGTCAAGCTCGTGCTGACCCGCAACCAGATGTTCTCCTCGACGGGTCATCGGCCGCGGACCTATCAGGACGTGACGCTGGTTGCCGACGACAGCGGTGCGCTGGCCAGCATCGAACATCACACGGTGACCGAAACCTCGACGGTGGCGCACTTCTGCGAACCGGTCGGACTCTCCAGCAGGTTCCTCTACCAGTCGCCCCGGCTGGTGGTGTCGCACCGGGTGGCCCGGATCAACACGCCGACACCGTGTTTCATGCGCGGACCCGGGGAGGCGCCGGGGCTGTTCGCGCTGGAGTCGGCCATCGACGAGCTGGCCACGGAACTGGGTATGGATCCGTTGGATCTGCGGATCCGCAACCACGCCCAATTGGATCAGGCCAGCGGCAAGCCATGGTCGGGTAAGCACCTGCTCGACTGCTACGAGCTGGGTGCGCAGCGATTTGGCTGGGACAAGCGGCCGCTGGCGCCGCGGTCGCTGGGCAGCGGCGGGGTACGGATCGGTTGGGGTATGGCCACTGCGACATACCCGGGCCGGCGCATGCCGGCGTCGTGCCGCGTGACCACTTTTGGTGACGGTTCGGTGCGGTTTGCGTCGGCCACCCACGAGGTCGGCACCGGCGTTCGCACGGTGATGAGCCAGGTGGCCGCCGACGCCGGCGGTCTTCTGCCCGGGCAGGTTTTGTTCGACTCCGGCGACTCAGAGTTCCCTGACGCCCCGTACAGCGGAGCCTCGCAAACCACCGCGACGGTGGGCTCGGCCGTGTTCGCGGCGGCGTCGCAGTGGGCCCAGCGACTGATCGAGCTCGTGCGCACCGACCTGGTGACGCCGTTCCATGGGCGCGCGGCCAGCGAGATCGCCGTCACCGGCGGTGAGATCGTCTGTGGGGGAACGCACATGGCGGTGGCCGACGCGATCGCACAAGGCGGGCCGCGCTACCTCGACGCGTTGAGTTTCACGGCATCGGTGAACGGCGGCGATCAGCGCGACACGGTCTCACAGTCGTTCGGTGCGCACTTCTGCGAAGTGGAGGTCGACGAGGAGATCGGCCGCGCGGCGGTGACCCGCTGGGTCGCGGTGATGGACTGCGGCCGTGTGCTCAACCCGGCTCTGGCGCGCAACCAGGTCATGGGTGGCATCATTTTTGGTGTCGGGATGGCCTTGCTGGAGCAGGTGCCCTACGACAGCCGGACCGCGCAACTGATCGGCGAGTACTACGTACCCACCCACGCCGACCGACCGGACTTCGACATCACGTTCGTCGACGAGCCCGACTTCGCGCTGGATCCGATCGGTGTCCGCGGGATCGGCGAGATCGGCGTGTGCGGCGTGGCCGCCGCGGTCGCCAACGCGGTCTTCCACGCCACCGGTCGCCGGCTACGTGATCTCCCCATCACCGTCGAGCAACTGCTGCAGGAGGACTGA
- a CDS encoding FAD binding domain-containing protein — translation MKTFSFGHAVSVDDAIRSVQDSGGTYLAGGTNLVDLMKNGVLQPPALVDIRQLGLTSVTATPSGGVRIGSGVTNSGLANHALIRSQYPMLSHAILSGATTQLRNMATVGGNLVQRTRCPYFMQTEFGQCNKRLPGSGCAARDGFNREHAIFGASERCVATNPSDMAVALAALDALVHLHGPDGSRVVQLAEFFTLPGDTPEIENCLLPAELIVAVELPPSPYAPHSWYVKLRDRHSYAFALVSAAVGIALTDGVISSASIALGGVAAKPWRVPTAESVLVGARPDEAVLEAAARQAMTGAVPLSQNGFKVALGRAAVLRALTRALAAD, via the coding sequence GTGAAGACGTTCTCCTTCGGACATGCGGTCTCGGTGGACGATGCGATCCGCTCGGTGCAGGACAGCGGAGGTACTTACCTGGCCGGCGGCACCAATCTCGTCGACCTGATGAAAAACGGTGTGCTGCAACCGCCCGCGCTGGTCGATATCCGCCAGCTGGGGCTGACCTCGGTGACCGCCACACCGTCGGGCGGGGTGCGCATCGGTTCCGGTGTCACCAACAGCGGCCTGGCCAACCATGCGCTGATCCGCAGCCAGTATCCGATGCTCTCGCATGCCATTCTCAGCGGTGCGACCACGCAGTTGCGCAACATGGCCACGGTCGGGGGAAACCTGGTACAGCGGACCCGCTGCCCGTACTTCATGCAGACCGAATTCGGCCAGTGCAACAAGCGGCTGCCCGGGTCGGGCTGCGCGGCACGCGACGGGTTCAACCGTGAGCACGCGATCTTCGGTGCGAGCGAGCGGTGTGTGGCGACCAACCCGTCGGATATGGCGGTCGCGTTGGCGGCCCTCGATGCCCTCGTGCACCTGCATGGGCCCGACGGTTCCCGGGTCGTCCAGTTGGCCGAGTTCTTCACCCTGCCCGGGGATACCCCGGAGATCGAGAACTGCCTGCTGCCTGCTGAATTGATCGTGGCCGTGGAGTTGCCGCCGTCGCCGTACGCGCCGCATTCGTGGTACGTCAAGCTGCGTGACCGGCACAGCTACGCCTTCGCGCTGGTGTCGGCGGCGGTGGGTATCGCGCTGACCGACGGTGTCATCTCCTCGGCGTCGATCGCGCTGGGCGGGGTGGCGGCTAAGCCGTGGCGGGTGCCCACGGCAGAGTCGGTGTTGGTCGGTGCGCGACCGGACGAGGCTGTTCTGGAGGCGGCGGCGCGGCAGGCGATGACGGGTGCAGTGCCGTTGAGCCAGAACGGGTTCAAGGTTGCATTGGGGCGCGCCGCGGTATTGCGTGCGCTGACCCGGGCGCTGGCCGCGGACTAA
- a CDS encoding NADH:flavin oxidoreductase/NADH oxidase has protein sequence MSTLFSPLTVREVTFAHRAWMSPMMQFSAVPEGPDMGSPTDWHLQHLGSRAVGGAALVMVEATAVDPVGRSSIYDTGLWNDTQAENFRRITGFISEQGAVPGVQLVHAGRKASTGRPWPDEARAPQGWPTVGPSPVPFGRLPAPAELDTAQIGAIVESFADAARRAAHAGFRVLELHGAHGYLIHQFLSPQANTRTDRYGGSLENRMRFAVEVVTAVRRQWPQELPLFFRVSATDWLAGDTDDPRPGWTLADSIVLAGQLKELGVDLMDVSTGGLVPDAKIPVGPGYQVPFAEAVRGKVQILASAVGMITEPEQAEQVIADGQADAVFLARALLPHPPQYGRAFT, from the coding sequence ATGAGCACGCTCTTCAGTCCATTGACGGTGCGCGAGGTGACGTTTGCGCATCGGGCCTGGATGTCGCCGATGATGCAGTTCTCTGCCGTTCCCGAGGGCCCGGACATGGGTTCGCCCACCGACTGGCATCTGCAGCACCTGGGGTCGCGGGCCGTCGGCGGGGCGGCCCTGGTGATGGTCGAAGCGACCGCCGTCGACCCGGTCGGCCGCAGCAGCATCTATGACACGGGCCTGTGGAATGACACGCAGGCCGAGAACTTCCGGCGTATCACCGGTTTCATCTCCGAGCAGGGCGCGGTGCCGGGCGTCCAGCTGGTGCACGCCGGCCGCAAGGCGTCGACGGGACGCCCGTGGCCCGACGAAGCGCGAGCCCCGCAAGGCTGGCCGACGGTGGGTCCGAGCCCGGTGCCGTTCGGGCGGCTGCCCGCCCCGGCCGAACTCGACACCGCCCAGATCGGCGCGATCGTCGAGTCGTTCGCCGACGCGGCACGGCGGGCGGCACACGCCGGCTTTCGGGTGTTGGAACTGCACGGCGCCCACGGTTATCTGATCCACCAGTTCCTGTCGCCGCAAGCAAACACCCGCACTGACCGGTACGGCGGTAGCCTGGAAAACCGGATGCGGTTCGCAGTCGAGGTTGTCACAGCGGTTCGTCGGCAGTGGCCGCAGGAGCTGCCGCTGTTCTTCCGGGTGTCGGCGACCGATTGGCTTGCCGGGGACACCGACGATCCGAGACCTGGCTGGACGCTGGCGGATTCCATCGTGCTGGCAGGACAGTTGAAGGAGCTCGGTGTGGACCTGATGGACGTCTCGACCGGCGGGCTGGTGCCCGACGCGAAGATCCCGGTCGGCCCGGGCTACCAGGTGCCCTTTGCCGAGGCGGTGCGCGGCAAGGTGCAGATCCTCGCGTCCGCGGTCGGGATGATCACCGAGCCCGAGCAGGCCGAGCAGGTGATCGCCGACGGGCAGGCCGACGCGGTGTTCCTGGCCCGCGCGCTGCTGCCGCATCCGCCGCAGTACGGCCGAGCGTTCACGTGA
- a CDS encoding oxygenase MpaB family protein, translated as MRSTKTQKAAEPTPLGPDSLTWKYFGDLRTGMLGVWIGSLQNMYPPLGAGVEDHSILLREPLQRVARSVYPIMGVVYDGARARTTGEQIKGFHASIKGVDTAGRRYHALDPETFYWAHATFFMLILKVAEYFCGGLTEAEKRQLFDEHVQWYRMYGMSMRPVPDTWEEFCEYWDRVCREDLEINQATLDIFDIRIPKPKFVLMPTPIWDQLFKPMVAGQRWIAAGLFDPVVREKAGMHWTPGDEILLRLLGKAVEVAFWGVPDEIRLHPRALSAYRRAAGQLPADGPLVEAPGFVAPPKDRRGMPMHYVPRHKSFVARAGSLVHTTFSLAGLRPARGRSAAA; from the coding sequence ATGAGGTCGACGAAGACCCAAAAGGCGGCCGAGCCCACCCCGCTCGGACCGGATTCGCTGACGTGGAAGTACTTCGGCGACCTGCGTACCGGGATGCTCGGCGTGTGGATCGGATCACTGCAGAACATGTATCCGCCGCTCGGCGCGGGCGTCGAGGACCATTCGATCCTGCTGCGCGAGCCGCTGCAGCGGGTGGCACGGTCGGTCTACCCGATCATGGGAGTCGTCTACGACGGTGCACGTGCCCGTACGACCGGTGAGCAGATCAAGGGATTCCACGCCTCCATCAAGGGCGTGGACACCGCGGGCCGGCGCTACCACGCACTGGATCCCGAGACGTTCTACTGGGCGCACGCCACCTTCTTCATGCTCATCCTCAAGGTCGCCGAGTACTTCTGCGGCGGTCTCACCGAGGCCGAAAAGCGTCAACTGTTCGACGAGCACGTGCAGTGGTACCGGATGTACGGGATGAGCATGCGACCCGTCCCGGACACCTGGGAGGAGTTCTGCGAGTACTGGGACCGGGTGTGCCGCGAGGATCTGGAGATCAACCAGGCCACCCTGGACATCTTCGACATCCGCATCCCCAAGCCGAAATTCGTGCTGATGCCCACCCCGATCTGGGACCAGTTGTTCAAGCCGATGGTGGCCGGGCAGCGCTGGATCGCGGCGGGACTGTTCGACCCGGTCGTGCGGGAGAAGGCCGGCATGCACTGGACGCCCGGTGACGAGATCCTGCTGCGCCTCTTGGGCAAAGCCGTGGAAGTCGCATTCTGGGGTGTTCCCGACGAGATCCGGCTGCATCCGCGGGCGCTGTCTGCCTACCGGCGGGCCGCCGGGCAGCTTCCCGCTGACGGCCCGCTGGTGGAGGCGCCCGGTTTTGTGGCACCCCCGAAAGATCGCCGCGGCATGCCCATGCACTATGTCCCCAGACACAAGAGCTTCGTCGCCCGCGCCGGGTCCTTGGTCCACACCACGTTCTCACTCGCCGGACTGCGGCCCGCCCGAGGACGTTCCGCAGCCGCGTGA
- a CDS encoding acyl-CoA dehydrogenase family protein: MIEWSDVDLAVRDAVREFVDKEVRPHIDELESGDMEPYPLVRKLFAAFGIDEMARESLDKRLARLREGTASKSGGGGGMFGEGSSGGMGFVLLAELCRVSMGLVTGMGVSLGLTVPTIQGRGTLAQQERWLPGLVTYDKIGAWAITEPDSGSDAFGGMKSYVVRDGDDYILNGQKTFITNGPDADVVVVYAKLDEGDPSVDKRDRKVLTFVLDRGMEGFVQAKPFRKMGIHSSRTGELFFNNVRLGRDRLLGETENNASGDGRDSARSNFAAERIGVVAMAYGAIEECLRLCVDYANTRTLWGKEIGQFQLIQLKLANMEVARMNVRNMLFRVIECGQTGTPISLAEASAMKYYCSQAATDVAMEAVQLFGGNGYMTEYRVEQLARDAKSLMIYAGSNEVQITHVAKGLLSG; the protein is encoded by the coding sequence TTGATCGAGTGGTCCGACGTCGACCTTGCCGTGCGTGATGCCGTCCGCGAGTTCGTCGATAAAGAGGTGCGCCCGCACATCGACGAGCTGGAGAGCGGCGACATGGAGCCCTATCCCCTCGTCCGGAAGTTGTTCGCCGCCTTCGGTATCGACGAGATGGCACGGGAGTCGCTGGACAAGCGGCTGGCCCGGCTGCGCGAGGGCACGGCATCGAAGTCCGGCGGTGGCGGCGGCATGTTCGGCGAGGGCAGTTCGGGCGGTATGGGTTTCGTCCTGCTCGCCGAGCTGTGCCGGGTGAGCATGGGCCTGGTCACCGGGATGGGCGTGAGCCTGGGACTGACAGTGCCGACCATTCAGGGCCGCGGCACACTGGCCCAGCAGGAGCGGTGGCTGCCGGGCCTGGTGACCTACGACAAGATCGGCGCTTGGGCGATCACCGAACCCGACTCCGGTTCGGATGCGTTCGGCGGCATGAAGTCCTACGTGGTGCGCGACGGCGACGATTACATCCTCAACGGCCAAAAGACGTTCATCACCAACGGACCGGACGCCGACGTCGTCGTGGTGTACGCCAAACTCGACGAGGGTGACCCGAGCGTCGACAAGCGTGACCGCAAGGTGCTGACGTTCGTGCTGGATCGCGGCATGGAGGGCTTCGTGCAGGCAAAGCCGTTCCGCAAGATGGGAATTCACAGCTCCCGCACCGGTGAATTGTTCTTCAACAACGTGCGATTGGGACGCGACCGGCTGCTCGGCGAAACCGAGAACAACGCCTCCGGCGACGGCCGCGACAGCGCGCGATCCAACTTCGCTGCCGAACGCATCGGTGTGGTCGCGATGGCATACGGGGCGATCGAGGAATGCCTGCGGCTATGCGTCGACTACGCCAACACCCGGACGTTGTGGGGCAAGGAGATCGGGCAGTTCCAGCTGATCCAGCTCAAGCTGGCCAACATGGAGGTGGCCCGGATGAACGTCCGCAACATGTTGTTCCGGGTGATCGAATGCGGGCAGACCGGCACCCCGATCTCGCTGGCGGAGGCCTCGGCGATGAAGTACTACTGCTCGCAGGCGGCCACCGACGTGGCCATGGAGGCTGTCCAGTTGTTCGGCGGCAACGGCTACATGACGGAGTACCGCGTGGAGCAGCTGGCCCGTGACGCGAAGTCGCTGATGATCTACGCCGGCAGCAACGAGGTGCAGATCACCCATGTCGCGAAGGGGTTGCTCAGCGGGTAG
- a CDS encoding adenylate/guanylate cyclase domain-containing protein codes for MGRTPFPTLERVDVEPFDDQPAPSVDVDQLPRPGRGPAAWLRNTNHNPDVIALIRRARRALPGDPDFGDPLSAAGDGSVRAAARAADRLLRDREAATREVSLATLQVWQALSERVSGRPANPEVTLVFTDLVGFSDWSLQAGDDATLRLLRRVAQAAEPPLLDAGGHIVKRMGDGMMAVFNDPVTAVRATMEAREAVRNVEVDGYTPRIRAGIHTGRPQRIGSDWLGVDVNIAARVMERATRGGLIVSEKTLDLIEQDELDALGVTVKRVRRQVFGARAHGVPPDLAMYRLRTRRDLPVEDEADDLDAQA; via the coding sequence CTGGGCCGAACGCCGTTCCCTACCCTTGAGCGTGTGGACGTCGAGCCGTTCGACGATCAACCAGCTCCCTCTGTTGACGTCGATCAACTTCCGCGGCCCGGACGAGGTCCCGCCGCGTGGTTGCGCAACACCAATCACAACCCTGACGTCATCGCCCTGATCCGCCGCGCCCGCAGGGCGCTGCCCGGGGATCCTGACTTCGGCGACCCGCTCTCGGCGGCGGGCGACGGCAGCGTCAGGGCGGCCGCCCGAGCCGCGGACCGGCTGCTGCGCGACCGGGAAGCGGCCACCCGCGAGGTGAGCTTGGCCACACTTCAGGTCTGGCAGGCGCTGTCCGAACGGGTCTCGGGACGTCCGGCCAATCCTGAGGTGACGCTGGTGTTCACCGATCTCGTCGGCTTCTCCGATTGGTCGCTGCAGGCCGGTGATGACGCCACGCTTCGGCTGCTGCGCCGCGTGGCTCAGGCTGCCGAGCCTCCGCTGCTCGACGCCGGCGGACACATCGTCAAGCGCATGGGTGACGGCATGATGGCGGTCTTCAACGACCCGGTCACAGCGGTACGAGCCACGATGGAGGCTCGCGAGGCGGTCAGGAACGTCGAGGTCGACGGCTATACCCCGCGGATCCGGGCAGGGATCCACACCGGCCGGCCGCAGCGCATCGGCTCGGACTGGCTGGGCGTCGACGTCAACATCGCGGCCCGGGTGATGGAACGAGCCACCCGAGGCGGCCTCATCGTCTCCGAGAAGACCCTGGACCTGATCGAGCAGGACGAACTCGATGCGCTCGGCGTGACCGTCAAGCGGGTCCGGCGCCAGGTCTTCGGGGCTCGCGCTCACGGGGTGCCGCCCGATCTGGCGATGTATCGGCTGCGAACCCGCAGGGATCTCCCAGTAGAGGACGAGGCCGACGACCTCGACGCGCAGGCATAG
- a CDS encoding FMN-binding glutamate synthase family protein has translation MTRLLIVAGVWAAALALGVLALLVHWAWWIPAAIVAALAALGTWDVLQTKHTILRAFPILGHARFLAELLRPEIRQYFVESNTEASPFDRETRDMVYERAKGIKSDEPFGTERNVYGLGYEFLRHSLRARSATDLSPRVRLGGADCTQPYDIAVLNVSAMSFGALSGNAIEALNGGAARGGFAHDTGEGAISPYHLKHGGDLIWEIGSGYFGCRDADGHFDAVTFTEKAALPSVKAISIKLSQGAKPGLGGVLPGPKVSAEIAATRGVPQGQTVVSPPAHTAFHTPLELVHFIATLRSLSGGKPVGFKLCIGARTEFLSICKAMVKTGITPDFIIVDGAEGGTGAAPQEFEDHVGMPLTEGLMLVHNALVGTGLRPHVKVGASGKVASGVDIVSRMCQGADFTLSARAMMFALGCIQAMKCNTNRCPTGVATQDQGLARALYVPDKIDRVANFQQATVASAAQIVASMGLDGFDQLEPSMLNRRIEGQRTRTYAEIYDWLMPGELLDDAPEAWLSDWIEASAEEFR, from the coding sequence ATGACGAGGCTGCTGATCGTCGCCGGAGTGTGGGCCGCGGCCCTCGCCCTGGGGGTGCTGGCTCTGCTGGTGCACTGGGCCTGGTGGATCCCGGCCGCGATCGTCGCGGCGCTGGCCGCGCTGGGCACTTGGGATGTCCTGCAGACCAAGCACACGATCCTGCGGGCCTTTCCCATCCTGGGCCACGCCCGCTTCCTGGCCGAACTTCTACGACCCGAGATCCGCCAGTACTTCGTCGAGTCCAACACCGAAGCCAGCCCGTTCGACCGCGAGACCCGCGACATGGTCTACGAGCGGGCCAAAGGCATCAAGAGTGACGAGCCGTTCGGCACCGAACGCAACGTCTACGGCCTGGGCTACGAGTTCCTGCGCCATTCACTGCGCGCCCGGTCGGCCACCGACCTGAGCCCGCGGGTGCGCCTCGGCGGTGCCGACTGCACCCAGCCCTACGACATCGCCGTGCTCAACGTCTCGGCGATGAGCTTCGGGGCGCTGTCCGGCAACGCCATCGAGGCGCTCAACGGTGGGGCGGCCCGCGGTGGCTTCGCCCACGACACCGGCGAGGGGGCGATCAGCCCGTACCACCTCAAACACGGCGGCGACCTGATCTGGGAGATCGGCTCGGGGTACTTCGGGTGCCGCGACGCCGACGGACACTTCGACGCGGTCACGTTCACCGAGAAGGCGGCGCTGCCCTCGGTCAAGGCGATCTCGATCAAACTGTCCCAAGGCGCCAAACCGGGCTTGGGCGGCGTGCTGCCCGGCCCGAAGGTCAGCGCCGAGATCGCCGCGACCCGCGGCGTTCCGCAGGGTCAGACGGTGGTGTCTCCCCCGGCCCACACCGCGTTCCACACCCCGTTGGAGTTGGTGCACTTCATCGCGACCCTGCGCAGCCTGTCCGGAGGCAAGCCAGTCGGGTTCAAACTCTGCATCGGCGCGCGCACCGAGTTCCTGTCGATCTGCAAGGCGATGGTGAAGACCGGCATCACGCCGGATTTCATCATCGTCGATGGCGCCGAGGGCGGCACCGGGGCCGCACCGCAGGAATTCGAGGACCACGTCGGCATGCCGCTGACCGAGGGTCTGATGCTGGTGCACAACGCACTGGTGGGAACCGGCCTGCGCCCGCACGTCAAGGTCGGCGCGTCCGGCAAGGTGGCCAGCGGTGTCGACATCGTCAGTCGCATGTGTCAGGGCGCGGATTTCACGCTGTCGGCACGCGCCATGATGTTCGCGCTGGGCTGTATCCAGGCGATGAAGTGCAACACCAACCGCTGCCCTACCGGGGTGGCAACCCAGGACCAGGGTCTGGCCCGCGCTCTGTATGTGCCGGACAAGATCGACCGCGTCGCCAATTTCCAGCAGGCGACCGTCGCCAGCGCGGCCCAGATCGTGGCTTCGATGGGGCTGGACGGCTTCGATCAGTTGGAGCCCTCGATGCTCAACCGCCGCATCGAGGGGCAGCGCACCCGCACCTACGCCGAGATCTACGACTGGCTGATGCCCGGTGAACTACTCGACGACGCTCCCGAGGCGTGGCTGTCGGACTGGATCGAAGCCAGCGCCGAGGAGTTTCGCTAG